Proteins co-encoded in one Arachis hypogaea cultivar Tifrunner chromosome 13, arahy.Tifrunner.gnm2.J5K5, whole genome shotgun sequence genomic window:
- the LOC140177618 gene encoding uncharacterized protein, giving the protein MAICKVVGYPDLFITFTCNPKWLEVEDFLNNRELNPQDRPDIVCRVFKAKLDTLIKDVRANKVFGRVSAVVYTIEFQKRGRKAHDARSGGVAKKDSPCMENAKCIRHFPKRFVESTTIDDDGYPVYRRREDGKTIKNQSRSDNRYVVPHNRFLLMRYGAINVEWCNQSRSISIVQICNNHDRVTAHFIKSADKENRMTMMKSEYYDVVHFR; this is encoded by the exons ATGGCAATATGTAAGGTTGTTGGTTATCCAGACCTCTTCATAACCTTCACGTGCAATCCGAAGTGGCTTGAGGTTGAAGACTTTTTGAACAATAGAGAGTTGAATCCACAAGATCGACCCGATATTGTTTGTAGGGTTTTCAAGGCAAAATTAGATACACTAATTAAAGATGTCCGAGCAAACAAAGTTTTTGGTAGAGTTAGTGCAG TGGTATATACAATCGAATTCCAGAAACGTGG TCGAAAAGCACATGATGCACGGTCCGGTGGAGTGGCAAAGAAAGATTCACCATGTATGGAAAATGCTAAATGCATTCGACACTTCCCTAAGAGGTTTGTTGAGAGTACTACTATTGATGATGATGGTTACCCAGTATATCGACGAAGAGAAGATGGAAAGACTATCAAAAATCAGAGTCGATCTGACAACCGTTACGTGGTACCACACAATAGGTTTCTACTCATGAGATATGGTGCCATTAATGTTGAGTGGTGTAACCAGTCAAGATCTATAAGTATTGTTCAAATATGTAACAATCATGACCGTGTAACGGCTCATTTTATAAAATCTGCAGACAAAGAGAACAGGATGACTATGATGAAGTCAGAGTACTATGATGTAGTACATTTCCGGTGA